The Nitrososphaerota archaeon genome has a segment encoding these proteins:
- a CDS encoding ribosome biogenesis protein → MLLSLIIAESALELVPPRIASHPSAVNQARRESRKPQQMLLDRSYHHAAMRTLQEAYRRGRPDIIHISLISAIYTPLFLEDRMQLFVHTRDDNVITIGKGARLPKSYPRFISLMEQLFQQKKIVSDDNVLLELKQETFAGLIKRLKPETVIGLSRIGKRSSFAEVANHMGRARGGILIVGGFPRGHFGSNLSKIFDQVLSVHEQPLEAHVVIARSIYELEKAFG, encoded by the coding sequence ATGTTGCTGAGCCTGATAATAGCAGAATCTGCGCTGGAACTCGTACCGCCAAGGATAGCCTCGCATCCTTCAGCAGTAAATCAGGCTAGGAGAGAATCAAGGAAACCTCAACAGATGCTGCTGGACAGGTCTTATCATCATGCAGCCATGAGAACCCTCCAAGAGGCGTACAGAAGAGGCAGGCCCGACATCATCCATATTTCCTTGATTTCAGCGATTTACACGCCTCTCTTCCTAGAAGACAGGATGCAGCTCTTCGTCCATACAAGAGATGATAACGTCATAACTATTGGTAAAGGTGCTAGGCTTCCAAAGTCATATCCAAGATTTATCAGCCTGATGGAGCAGCTCTTCCAGCAGAAGAAGATAGTCAGCGACGATAACGTTTTGCTAGAATTGAAGCAGGAAACCTTTGCAGGTTTGATAAAGCGCCTGAAGCCAGAAACTGTCATCGGGCTTTCACGGATAGGCAAAAGGAGCAGCTTTGCAGAAGTGGCAAATCACATGGGAAGAGCTCGCGGAGGAATTTTGATAGTAGGAGGATTTCCCAGAGGACACTTTGGCAGCAATCTCAGCAAGATATTCGATCAGGTTCTGTCTGTTCACGAGCAGCCTCTTGAGGCACACGTTGTCATTGCTAGATCAATATACGAACTTGAGAAGGCATTCGGCTAA
- a CDS encoding aldolase has translation MNPSTGSEIRKSRLFRKKSGRAFVVAIDHGILMGPLQGIEDIADTVSKVAKGGADAIQVVPPVVNVIRENFFGRGSPALIARLDHSNYWRQLPEPKPGYYTKVFTVKDAVRVNADAVVTYLLTGFEDDRQEADNIVHLSEMVHEAQDYGVPIIIEPLGLEKGSQAVRNEALIKLVVRMASEIGADLLKVDYTGNKKSFTAIVNSTFSPILVRGGPKTKTLEESFQMIQDSLGCGAKGIVFGRNVWQAKDITKMTRAMAGLVHGELDVKKAVKAV, from the coding sequence ATGAACCCTAGTACAGGCTCTGAAATCAGAAAGAGCAGACTATTCAGAAAAAAGAGCGGGCGGGCATTCGTAGTAGCCATAGATCACGGAATCCTTATGGGCCCGCTGCAGGGCATAGAGGATATTGCAGATACTGTCTCTAAAGTTGCAAAGGGAGGCGCAGACGCAATACAGGTAGTCCCTCCAGTCGTCAATGTAATCAGGGAGAACTTTTTCGGAAGGGGAAGCCCAGCGCTGATAGCAAGGCTTGACCACTCTAACTATTGGAGGCAGCTTCCAGAGCCAAAGCCGGGATATTATACAAAGGTCTTCACGGTCAAGGATGCGGTCAGGGTCAATGCTGATGCAGTAGTCACATATTTGCTGACAGGCTTTGAGGACGACAGGCAGGAGGCCGATAACATCGTGCACCTATCTGAAATGGTTCACGAAGCTCAGGACTATGGAGTTCCAATAATCATAGAGCCTCTGGGGTTAGAAAAGGGCAGCCAAGCAGTTAGGAATGAAGCATTGATCAAACTTGTTGTAAGAATGGCTTCGGAGATTGGAGCCGATCTGCTAAAAGTAGATTACACAGGAAACAAGAAATCCTTCACCGCGATAGTTAATTCGACATTTTCACCAATCTTGGTAAGAGGAGGGCCGAAGACTAAAACGCTTGAGGAATCTTTCCAGATGATCCAAGACTCATTAGGCTGCGGAGCAAAAGGGATCGTATTCGGGAGGAATGTTTGGCAGGCCAAGGACATAACGAAGATGACCAGAGCGATGGCAGGGCTAGTGCACGGAGAATTGGATGTAAAGAAAGCTGTAAAGGCTGTCTAG
- a CDS encoding succinate dehydrogenase iron-sulfur subunit has protein sequence MQMDISILVSRSAPKEHFEEFKIPLQKGMSVLDALIYAKENLDHSIAIRYSCRMAICGSCGMKVNGRAVLACYTQISELKSGEIKVEPLDNCSIIRDLVTDFAEFFSHHKSVHPYLIRKDAKENPVKEFLQKPEEVEKYLQYSYCIKCGLCYSACPTVAADKEFPGPQALVQAYRYIADSRDQGMEKRIDVIDTAHGVARCHFAGTCSSVCPKGIDPAQGIQFLRRYTLSLRR, from the coding sequence ATGCAGATGGATATCTCTATTTTAGTATCAAGGTCTGCACCAAAAGAACACTTTGAGGAATTTAAGATACCACTGCAGAAAGGGATGTCAGTTTTAGACGCTCTGATTTATGCCAAGGAGAATCTTGACCATTCCATAGCTATAAGGTATTCCTGCAGGATGGCAATCTGTGGCTCCTGCGGTATGAAGGTCAATGGCAGAGCAGTGCTTGCATGCTATACGCAAATTAGCGAATTAAAGAGCGGCGAAATCAAGGTAGAGCCTCTTGACAATTGTTCCATCATCAGGGACCTTGTAACAGATTTTGCGGAGTTCTTTTCCCACCACAAAAGCGTTCATCCATACTTGATAAGAAAGGATGCCAAAGAAAATCCTGTCAAAGAGTTTCTGCAGAAGCCTGAAGAAGTCGAAAAATATCTGCAATATTCTTACTGCATAAAGTGCGGGTTGTGTTATTCTGCATGCCCAACTGTTGCAGCCGACAAGGAATTTCCAGGCCCTCAGGCTCTGGTTCAGGCGTACAGGTACATCGCAGATAGCAGAGATCAAGGGATGGAAAAAAGGATAGATGTTATAGACACTGCTCACGGAGTAGCAAGGTGCCATTTTGCAGGCACGTGTAGCTCTGTCTGCCCCAAAGGAATAGACCCTGCTCAAGGAATTCAGTTTTTGCGAAGATACACGCTTTCCCTAAGACGCTAG
- a CDS encoding succinate dehydrogenase: MLRESRIMLFHYISGMGILITGSVHLALLFFFGSYEENVSFDAGAFSVIEIYRNFAFALTIELLLIFVAFHAFNGLRVILIELHQGKRWEMSVNWSLTTIAAFLVVYGTRTVFLARLI; this comes from the coding sequence ATGTTGAGAGAAAGCAGGATCATGCTATTCCATTACATAAGCGGGATGGGGATTCTTATTACTGGCTCTGTCCATCTGGCATTGCTATTCTTCTTCGGTTCTTATGAGGAGAACGTTTCCTTTGATGCTGGTGCTTTTTCAGTAATAGAAATCTACAGAAACTTTGCCTTTGCTTTGACCATTGAATTGTTGTTGATCTTTGTTGCCTTCCACGCATTTAACGGGTTAAGGGTCATTCTGATAGAACTGCATCAGGGTAAAAGATGGGAAATGTCAGTTAATTGGTCGCTTACTACCATTGCTGCATTTCTGGTGGTATATGGGACGAGGACTGTATTTCTTGCAAGGTTAATTTGA
- a CDS encoding succinate dehydrogenase/fumarate reductase flavoprotein subunit, translated as MDFLSCDIVIVGSGIAGLRAAIEASTISNKLKIAVITKVQAMRSHSVSAEGGTAAVLYSEEGDSVESHVYDTIKGSDFLADQDAVERLCSMMPAEIYQLEHWGMPWSRNKDGRVAQRPFGGYSYPRAAFASDKVGFFEMQTLYDTALKYDNIEFLQEWFVTSILKDDSKFQGLTVIEMKSGDFYAIKAKAGIIATGGPGRLYDFATYGHSSTAEGLAMAYRAGIPLKDMEFVQFHPSGLVPSGILVTEGVRGDGGVLVNKDGERFMVRYAPEKKDLAARDVVSRAIIDEIGQGKGSESDGLEHVYIDLRHLGAEKIKERLSTVREIAIKFNGIDPIDSLIPVRPVCHYFMGGIDTNIDGATKLSGVWAAGECACVSVNGANRMGANSTAECLVWGKITGAEAAKYAMMQSAEIPKQAVELERERIYDGIFHGKGGENPYEIKKEMQEIMDRYVYVYRNGEGLSQALKSIKALKKRAYRHVDDKSGEYNTNFTNVLELDANLEVSEVVIAGALARIESRGAHARIDYPKRDDKKWLRHTLAYYSPDGPQLDYSAVVITKYKPAERKY; from the coding sequence TTGGATTTTCTTTCTTGTGACATAGTGATTGTAGGCTCTGGAATTGCAGGTTTACGGGCCGCTATAGAAGCATCAACGATATCAAATAAGCTGAAAATTGCTGTTATAACGAAAGTCCAAGCAATGAGATCGCATTCTGTCTCTGCAGAGGGAGGCACGGCAGCAGTGCTATATTCAGAAGAGGGTGATTCTGTGGAGTCGCATGTGTATGACACGATAAAGGGTAGCGACTTTCTTGCCGATCAGGATGCGGTTGAAAGGCTATGTTCCATGATGCCTGCAGAGATTTACCAGTTGGAGCACTGGGGGATGCCGTGGTCTAGGAATAAGGATGGAAGAGTTGCACAGAGGCCTTTTGGAGGCTACAGCTACCCAAGAGCAGCATTCGCTAGCGATAAGGTCGGCTTTTTCGAAATGCAAACTTTGTACGATACAGCGCTAAAATACGACAACATAGAATTTCTGCAGGAGTGGTTTGTAACTTCTATCCTTAAAGATGATAGCAAGTTTCAAGGTTTGACAGTTATAGAGATGAAGAGCGGTGATTTTTATGCTATAAAGGCAAAGGCGGGGATAATTGCAACAGGAGGCCCAGGAAGGCTTTACGACTTTGCAACCTACGGCCACTCTTCTACAGCTGAAGGCCTAGCGATGGCTTACAGAGCAGGCATTCCGTTAAAGGATATGGAGTTTGTGCAGTTTCATCCATCAGGCCTTGTCCCTTCGGGAATTCTAGTCACGGAGGGGGTAAGAGGAGATGGAGGAGTTTTGGTGAATAAAGATGGTGAACGATTCATGGTAAGGTATGCGCCTGAAAAAAAGGATCTAGCTGCCAGAGATGTCGTTTCAAGGGCCATCATAGATGAGATCGGTCAGGGAAAAGGATCCGAGTCTGATGGGTTAGAGCATGTCTATATCGATCTAAGGCATCTTGGGGCTGAAAAGATCAAAGAGAGACTATCGACAGTAAGGGAGATTGCAATAAAATTCAACGGCATAGATCCTATCGACTCTCTGATTCCCGTTAGACCTGTCTGTCACTATTTCATGGGAGGTATCGACACGAATATTGACGGTGCAACTAAACTTTCTGGGGTTTGGGCCGCCGGAGAGTGTGCCTGCGTTTCTGTAAATGGAGCAAATAGGATGGGTGCGAACTCTACTGCTGAATGCCTAGTGTGGGGCAAGATTACAGGAGCAGAAGCTGCAAAATATGCTATGATGCAATCTGCAGAAATTCCTAAGCAAGCTGTAGAGCTGGAGCGGGAAAGGATCTATGACGGGATATTTCACGGGAAGGGAGGGGAAAACCCCTACGAAATCAAAAAGGAGATGCAGGAGATTATGGATAGGTATGTATACGTTTACAGAAATGGGGAAGGGCTTTCTCAAGCATTGAAATCAATTAAAGCTTTGAAAAAAAGAGCTTACAGGCATGTTGATGATAAATCTGGGGAATACAATACCAATTTTACCAATGTTCTTGAGCTTGATGCCAATCTTGAAGTTTCAGAGGTTGTAATTGCAGGGGCGCTGGCAAGGATCGAGTCAAGAGGGGCGCATGCAAGAATTGACTATCCTAAAAGAGATGACAAAAAATGGCTCAGGCATACACTGGCATATTACTCCCCGGACGGCCCTCAGTTAGATTACTCTGCTGTTGTCATAACAAAATACAAGCCTGCGGAGAGGAAGTACTAA
- a CDS encoding NAD(P)-dependent oxidoreductase, producing the protein MGVLVTGTGGLGSYIARHFVSQGGSVSLYGTARQTDAIKQIVDLRKTKIFKGDILDADGLADAVKQSEADRIIHTAGPRATQTRKDPKHCVRVHIQGTLNVLETARKLDLNRVIFSSTGSVYLATKKGQQARGPTIKEDDVLVPMDHEDVYATAKVNCEYLGFNYAKTYGFGFIPLRIAHVYGYWPGDMGRGVVVSDMVRACVMNNSLEVDEQIAEWTYYNDLAEEHAVAAYSQNVKIGAINAGSGKIASLKDVVDILKKYFKTINLKVSQEAKTSRSTPSDMSRAKEVLGFVPKYDLQRSVDDLIKIWKKKLGK; encoded by the coding sequence ATGGGCGTACTGGTAACTGGCACAGGAGGCTTGGGATCATATATAGCTAGACATTTTGTTTCTCAAGGCGGTTCAGTTTCTTTGTATGGCACAGCACGACAGACAGATGCCATCAAGCAGATTGTCGATCTACGCAAGACTAAAATTTTCAAGGGTGACATTCTTGATGCAGATGGCCTTGCAGATGCGGTCAAGCAAAGCGAGGCAGACAGAATTATACACACGGCAGGCCCCAGAGCAACTCAGACAAGAAAGGATCCAAAACATTGCGTCAGAGTGCACATCCAGGGAACACTAAACGTGCTTGAAACTGCAAGGAAATTAGATCTCAATAGAGTCATATTTAGTAGCACAGGCTCAGTATATTTGGCAACTAAGAAAGGACAGCAGGCAAGAGGACCTACGATCAAGGAAGATGATGTATTAGTGCCGATGGATCACGAAGATGTTTATGCTACTGCCAAGGTGAACTGCGAATATCTAGGCTTCAACTATGCAAAGACTTACGGTTTTGGTTTTATCCCTCTACGGATTGCGCATGTTTATGGATACTGGCCTGGGGATATGGGAAGGGGTGTAGTCGTAAGCGACATGGTCAGAGCCTGCGTAATGAACAATAGTTTAGAAGTTGATGAGCAGATTGCGGAATGGACTTACTACAATGATTTGGCTGAAGAGCACGCTGTAGCCGCATATTCGCAAAATGTAAAGATCGGAGCAATCAATGCAGGATCAGGTAAAATAGCCTCCCTCAAAGATGTCGTTGACATTCTGAAAAAGTATTTCAAAACAATTAATCTAAAGGTCAGCCAGGAAGCTAAAACTTCACGTAGCACTCCCTCCGACATGTCTAGGGCCAAAGAGGTTTTGGGTTTTGTGCCGAAATATGACTTGCAGAGATCAGTCGATGATTTGATTAAAATTTGGAAGAAGAAACTTGGCAAGTGA
- the dnaK gene encoding molecular chaperone DnaK: MKEKVLGIDLGTTNSAAAIFEGSKAIAIPSVDGRSSGGKMFPSVVAFTPDNKVIVGEAAKRQFAINPKGTILEIKRKMGTDYKVTVNGKIYTPHQISAFILKKIKNDSETYLGNQIKKAVITVPAHFNDNQRQATMEAATLAGLDVVRIINEPTAACLAYGIDKIDSKDDDGKVKIMVFSFGGGTHDVTTMEVYGDTFKVLATSGDTQTGGADIDNAVVQRLVGHFQSETSIDLRNNLAAMVRLKEAAEKAKIELSTKLTSTISLPFIADINGIPKHFNYNLTQEELEQLALPIVKKVENTIKTVLYDSRLGAEDIDKLILIGGQTKMPLVRRVVEQFMSKVAEEGVDPMECVAIGAAYQGAVATGELNYQLLDVTPLTLGVEDAIGTVTRIIYRNTPIPVRKSQIFTTSKDYQTDVTIHVVQGERPMAIDCVSIGLFDLEGIPAKSRGVPQIEVTFDIDANGILHVSAKEKASGIEQKVTITGRMKLTDEEKKRMVEEAEIFAATDRMRKEEAEIMKLADILLYKAERVKAEIFLPREVREKLDKIASELKGALEWPLAYADYNKKMDMAKAKIVELTDYINLTVDTYEMGEGA, encoded by the coding sequence ATCAAAGAAAAGGTTCTCGGTATTGATCTTGGTACGACAAATTCCGCGGCAGCTATATTCGAGGGTTCCAAGGCCATAGCAATCCCCAGCGTTGATGGCAGATCTTCTGGCGGTAAGATGTTTCCCTCAGTAGTGGCGTTTACCCCTGACAATAAAGTAATTGTTGGGGAAGCGGCGAAAAGACAGTTCGCAATCAATCCCAAGGGTACAATACTTGAAATTAAGCGGAAGATGGGTACAGATTACAAGGTCACTGTAAATGGCAAAATATACACCCCGCATCAAATCTCCGCATTTATACTAAAGAAGATCAAGAACGATTCCGAAACGTATCTCGGAAACCAGATCAAGAAAGCCGTAATTACCGTGCCTGCGCACTTTAACGACAACCAAAGACAGGCGACGATGGAAGCTGCCACACTTGCAGGCCTTGACGTTGTAAGAATCATCAATGAGCCTACTGCTGCCTGTTTGGCATATGGGATAGATAAGATCGACTCCAAAGATGATGATGGAAAGGTCAAAATCATGGTATTTAGTTTTGGAGGAGGCACTCATGATGTGACAACAATGGAAGTTTATGGCGATACATTCAAGGTTCTAGCCACGAGTGGAGATACGCAGACCGGTGGTGCAGACATTGACAACGCGGTAGTTCAGCGGCTTGTTGGGCATTTCCAGAGTGAAACAAGTATAGATCTGAGAAACAACTTGGCTGCAATGGTCAGGCTCAAGGAGGCAGCAGAGAAGGCCAAGATAGAACTTTCAACCAAACTTACATCCACTATCAGTCTACCTTTTATCGCAGATATCAATGGTATCCCGAAACATTTCAACTATAATCTCACACAAGAGGAGCTTGAACAGCTAGCACTTCCTATAGTAAAGAAGGTAGAGAACACAATCAAGACAGTGCTTTACGATTCTAGACTGGGTGCCGAAGACATTGACAAGCTCATCCTAATTGGAGGGCAGACGAAGATGCCCTTGGTAAGGAGAGTCGTCGAGCAGTTCATGAGCAAAGTTGCTGAAGAGGGCGTTGACCCAATGGAATGTGTAGCTATTGGTGCAGCTTATCAAGGAGCCGTAGCAACTGGAGAGCTCAACTATCAGCTTCTCGATGTAACTCCATTAACTCTTGGAGTTGAGGACGCAATTGGAACAGTAACAAGAATCATCTATAGAAACACGCCAATACCTGTACGAAAGTCTCAGATATTTACAACATCAAAGGACTATCAGACAGATGTGACAATACATGTAGTGCAGGGTGAGCGTCCTATGGCTATTGATTGCGTTTCTATAGGCCTTTTCGATCTGGAAGGCATACCAGCAAAATCCAGAGGCGTCCCACAGATTGAAGTTACATTTGACATAGACGCTAATGGTATACTCCATGTCTCTGCAAAAGAGAAGGCTAGCGGGATAGAACAGAAGGTCACAATTACAGGGAGAATGAAACTAACTGACGAAGAGAAAAAGCGGATGGTAGAAGAGGCAGAAATCTTCGCTGCGACTGACCGTATGCGTAAGGAGGAGGCAGAAATAATGAAACTGGCTGACATCCTGTTATACAAAGCCGAGAGAGTAAAGGCGGAAATCTTTCTACCAAGGGAGGTAAGGGAGAAGTTAGACAAGATCGCAAGTGAATTAAAGGGAGCACTTGAATGGCCATTAGCTTATGCTGATTATAACAAGAAGATGGACATGGCTAAGGCAAAAATCGTCGAACTGACGGACTACATTAATCTCACAGTAGATACATACGAAATGGGTGAAGGTGCTTAA
- a CDS encoding pirin family protein: MIRDIESVWQSVPAIEGAGVYLKRVFGNAQVPKLDPFLLLDDFSSTKPVDYLAGFPWHPHRGIETVTYMVKGKVTHEDSLGNKGTINSGDVQWMTAGSGIIHQEMPQESERMMGFQLWVNLPSLRKMMAPRYQDVGRGEIPEVDYKGALVRVIAGSVGNVKGPVQDLVVAPEYIDVSLEPLSTFQHPIIRGHKAFAYVIEGDGNLDQKRLVKGGEIAVFADGDDVSITAGSNGLRFILIAGKPLNEPVAWYGPIVMNTQQELVKAFEEYSSGTFIKHKPKM; this comes from the coding sequence ATGATAAGAGATATAGAAAGTGTATGGCAGAGTGTTCCTGCCATAGAAGGTGCTGGAGTTTATTTGAAGAGGGTCTTCGGCAATGCTCAAGTGCCTAAACTTGACCCATTTTTGCTTCTTGACGATTTCAGTTCTACAAAGCCTGTGGACTACCTTGCGGGCTTCCCTTGGCACCCTCATAGAGGAATAGAGACTGTAACGTACATGGTGAAGGGCAAGGTTACTCACGAAGATAGTTTGGGCAATAAAGGGACGATAAACTCTGGAGACGTGCAGTGGATGACTGCTGGTAGCGGGATAATACACCAAGAAATGCCTCAAGAAAGTGAAAGGATGATGGGCTTTCAGCTATGGGTAAATCTGCCGTCTTTAAGGAAGATGATGGCTCCGCGTTATCAGGATGTCGGCAGAGGAGAAATACCTGAGGTTGATTACAAAGGAGCTCTGGTTAGAGTCATAGCAGGTTCTGTAGGTAATGTAAAGGGTCCCGTGCAAGACCTTGTTGTTGCACCTGAATACATTGATGTTAGTTTGGAACCTCTATCAACATTTCAGCATCCTATTATTAGAGGACACAAGGCGTTTGCCTATGTAATTGAAGGAGATGGAAATTTAGATCAAAAAAGGCTAGTTAAAGGTGGGGAGATTGCCGTGTTTGCTGATGGCGATGACGTTTCAATAACTGCAGGGAGCAATGGCCTTCGTTTCATTCTGATAGCTGGCAAACCGCTCAATGAGCCTGTTGCATGGTATGGTCCTATTGTAATGAATACTCAGCAAGAACTTGTAAAGGCTTTCGAAGAATATTCTAGTGGAACTTTCATAAAGCATAAGCCGAAAATGTGA
- a CDS encoding chromate resistance protein encodes MKWVTRERAKVDRIACPWLIKKFIDPDAEFLFVPANKVLSTAKSSKAIPFDVEGVELGHHGDKCTFDALIEKCNLKDKALLELAKIVRGADTNAKDLTPYSNGLEAIAEGFRSISKNDFENMERQFPVYDALYAFCKTILY; translated from the coding sequence ATGAAATGGGTGACAAGGGAAAGGGCCAAAGTAGACAGAATAGCATGTCCTTGGCTGATAAAGAAGTTCATCGACCCTGACGCAGAATTTCTTTTCGTCCCTGCAAACAAAGTACTTTCAACAGCGAAGAGTAGCAAGGCTATACCGTTCGACGTTGAGGGCGTAGAACTCGGACATCATGGAGACAAGTGCACCTTTGACGCTTTAATTGAAAAGTGCAATCTAAAAGACAAAGCGCTTCTTGAACTGGCAAAAATAGTCAGAGGGGCAGATACTAATGCCAAGGATCTAACTCCATACTCTAACGGTTTGGAAGCCATAGCTGAGGGATTCAGGTCGATATCAAAAAACGACTTTGAAAACATGGAAAGACAGTTTCCGGTGTACGACGCACTTTATGCCTTTTGCAAGACGATATTATACTAA
- a CDS encoding ferredoxin — MCRAYMQTLRKLRPAALDLAVMFLGIAIAVYGATLTDFRWPVIIAGGIISLLPIGRVTRELKVQQIDLTNRTLRVRLDHESCMGVGSCVKIAPKVFKLDEKELKTSFISYAPLTVIDEKGASSNTIFSAAQSCPYKAIILEDDVTGEQVFP, encoded by the coding sequence ATGTGTAGAGCCTACATGCAAACCTTGCGCAAGCTAAGACCCGCAGCCCTAGACCTTGCGGTTATGTTTCTTGGCATAGCCATAGCGGTTTATGGGGCTACGCTCACTGATTTTAGATGGCCCGTCATAATCGCAGGTGGGATAATTTCATTGCTACCGATTGGTAGAGTCACGAGGGAACTGAAGGTTCAGCAAATTGACCTGACCAATAGAACTCTCCGCGTCAGATTAGACCACGAGTCTTGCATGGGAGTTGGCAGTTGTGTAAAGATCGCACCAAAGGTCTTCAAGCTTGATGAAAAAGAATTGAAGACATCTTTCATAAGCTACGCCCCTTTGACTGTAATTGACGAAAAAGGTGCAAGCTCGAATACAATATTTAGTGCTGCACAGTCATGCCCGTACAAGGCAATAATTCTTGAGGATGATGTCACGGGAGAGCAAGTTTTTCCTTAA
- a CDS encoding citrate synthase (catalyzes the formation of citrate from acetyl-CoA and oxaloacetate), with protein sequence MIRQYEKVKVSSTIAARGLEDVIVGPSSLTLIEGERGKLSYRGYDVVDLVRYSTFEETIYLLWYGRLPTKTQLQEFASVLADNRRLPNPIVDMLKSLPKDSHPMDVLRTSISALGLFDPDRNDSSREASMRKSVRLLAKCGTIVATFDRIRNGWQPLTPNPALNYASDFIRMLQGKAPDPEIARVFDMCLVMHVDHELNASTFAARVTASTLSDVYSAVTSAIGTLKGKLHGGANEEVLEMLDSIKTPDKAPVYVKSLLANRMRVMGFGHRVYKTIDPRAVVLRELSRKLGERAGDTRWYEISRKIEEIMLAERNLKPNVDFYSASVYRMLGFPKDFSTTIFACSRVTGWTAHILEQYDNNRLMRPRAEYIGSREMTYIPIDQRNII encoded by the coding sequence ATGATTCGGCAATATGAAAAGGTAAAAGTGAGCTCGACTATAGCCGCCAGAGGACTAGAAGACGTAATAGTCGGCCCAAGCTCTCTTACACTGATTGAAGGAGAGAGGGGTAAGCTCAGCTATAGAGGATATGATGTAGTCGATCTCGTGAGATATTCTACGTTTGAAGAGACCATATATCTGCTATGGTACGGGAGACTTCCGACAAAAACGCAACTGCAGGAGTTCGCTTCAGTACTTGCAGATAACAGAAGACTGCCGAACCCAATAGTAGACATGCTAAAATCATTACCTAAGGACAGTCATCCAATGGATGTATTGAGGACATCAATTTCTGCTCTGGGGCTCTTCGATCCTGACAGAAATGACTCTTCAAGGGAAGCCAGTATGAGAAAGTCAGTTAGATTGCTTGCAAAGTGCGGAACTATAGTAGCAACCTTTGATAGGATACGTAATGGATGGCAGCCACTCACGCCGAATCCAGCTCTTAACTACGCGTCTGACTTCATAAGGATGTTGCAAGGTAAAGCACCAGATCCTGAGATTGCAAGGGTATTTGATATGTGCTTGGTTATGCACGTCGATCATGAATTAAACGCTTCAACCTTTGCCGCAAGAGTCACCGCATCAACATTAAGCGATGTATACTCCGCAGTAACATCTGCAATTGGTACATTAAAAGGAAAACTGCACGGCGGGGCGAATGAGGAAGTGCTGGAAATGCTCGACAGCATAAAGACTCCAGACAAAGCTCCAGTATACGTAAAGAGCCTCCTTGCTAATAGGATGCGCGTCATGGGCTTTGGCCATAGAGTCTACAAGACTATTGACCCACGAGCAGTAGTATTAAGGGAATTATCGCGCAAGCTAGGAGAAAGAGCAGGAGACACTCGGTGGTATGAGATTTCGAGGAAGATAGAGGAGATAATGCTTGCGGAAAGGAATCTCAAGCCCAATGTGGATTTCTATTCGGCTTCAGTATACAGGATGTTGGGTTTTCCCAAAGACTTCTCTACCACAATATTCGCCTGTAGCAGGGTAACCGGCTGGACTGCTCACATACTGGAGCAGTACGACAACAATAGACTCATGCGGCCCAGAGCCGAATACATAGGGTCAAGAGAAATGACATACATTCCAATAGACCAGAGGAACATCATTTAG
- a CDS encoding HEAT repeat domain-containing protein: MYFVKLLEEGASIALRIRAVCILAEIGDERSVPILSKTIKSDPNPLVRHEAAFTLGQLGYPSGVPALIEGMLRDDNILVRHEAAVALGSIGDQSARESLLQATKDPDEFVRQSAIVALLNLDYLKSANKMVQKT, from the coding sequence ATGTATTTTGTCAAGCTCCTTGAAGAAGGTGCAAGTATAGCGCTCAGGATAAGAGCGGTTTGCATTCTTGCAGAGATAGGAGATGAAAGGTCAGTCCCTATCTTGTCAAAGACCATAAAAAGCGATCCTAATCCATTAGTAAGACACGAAGCTGCATTTACTTTGGGGCAACTTGGTTATCCGTCTGGGGTACCTGCCCTTATTGAAGGGATGCTGCGGGATGATAACATTCTGGTAAGACACGAAGCTGCTGTAGCTCTGGGTTCTATCGGAGATCAAAGTGCAAGAGAATCGCTCCTGCAAGCTACTAAAGACCCTGACGAATTTGTAAGGCAATCTGCAATAGTCGCCCTTCTCAACCTTGACTATCTAAAATCTGCAAACAAAATGGTGCAGAAGACATAA